CTATTTGTACAGTTTTGAAACACCTTTTTTCTAGTTTATATTCAAATATTATTTCTTTTGTAATTGGAACATTCTGGTTATTTAGTAGTGTCGTACTTGCCCAAGGAGCCAACGATATTAATGAAAGCGGTAAGAATTTCTTTTTAGATTCAAAAGGGAAAAAATATGAGAATTCTGGAGAGTTAATTAAGGAACTTCGAAAAAGACATGAAACCTTGCTTCAAAAGGGAGATACTTTACAGGGGATTGATGTTTTAATGCAGTTGGCAGATGTTTACGGCCATAGAGCAGAGTATGCAAATTCCTATGATGTGTTCTGGCAATCCCTTTTTTTAGCGGATCGTGTAAAGAATGATTCTTTAGACGCCTTGATCGCATGGCGTTTAGGTAGGTTTTATAGCTTCTATAAAAGAGAAAAGGAATCTCTAAAGTATTTGAACAAGGCATTGAACATTAAAAAAAATATGGTTAAGGAAGGCAATGCAGACCCCGCTTATTTGGTCCTCAATTACTTTGCTTTTGTAAGTACCTATCGCGAGTTTGATATGCCAAAACTTGCAAGTAAATATTTAGACAGTTGTTTAATTTATTATAAAGATGTAAAAAATCAATTGCCTATGCCTCAATTGAACTTTGAAAAGGCATTTATTTTATCTAAAACAGGGCATAATGAAGAAGCACTAGAGTTGTTTAAAAATTTGGAACCATATTTTCTAGAAAATAGACCATCATATATGGTTTTGGTCTATACTTATTGGGGTGATGTTTTACAGAATATAGGTGATTTAAATAACAGTGTAAAATATTATGAAAAAGCTATAAATGCATCAGAAAAGTATAAGCGGCATATTGATTTTACACCACTTATTTACGAACGCTTAACGGAACATTATGTAAAGCAAGGTAATTATCAAAAAGCATACGAGAATTTAAAAATAGCAAAGAATTTAGATGCACTATTTTTTGATGGTCGAAGTTCTAAGAATAAATCCATGTTAGAAATTCGGGATGAATTTAGAATTGAAAAACAACGGCAATTAGATTTAATACAACAACAGCGATTTGAAAAGCTAAAACAAGAAGAGAAAATTTCAATGTTGCAGCGTGTGATTTTGTTGGGCACTATAGTCTTTATTTTAATATTGGCATTTTTCTTTTTTAGGCACCTTCGTAATAAGCATAAGTTAGAAAAACAGTTGATTAGACGAAACAAAGAATTAGAAATACAAAAAGCTAACGAACTTTTAGAATTGAAGAATAAAGAACTAGCCGCTTCTGTGTTACAGCTTGTTGAGAAAGACGAGTTTTTAAAAGACTTAAAAGAAAAATTAAAATCCAATAAAGACAATCTACAGCAATCTGAGATAAATAAATTGTTACGGACCATATCTGTAAACAATAATAATAATTGGGAGGAGTTTAGACTCAGATTTACGGCAGTTAATGAGAAATTCTATAAGAAATTAACTAAAAAATACCCTAATCTTACTCAAAGTGACCATAAGGTTTGTGCTCTTATTAAATTGAATTTTTCCAGTAAAGATATGGCCAGGCTGTTAGGTATTTCGGTAGAATCTGTACATACTACCCGTTATAGATTGCGTAAAAAATTGAAACTGGAAAGAAAGGAAAATCTTGAAGATTTTATAGCACAGTTATAAATGAATTTAAAGATAATTTCAACATTTTAATTGTTGATGTTTTCGGTAGTCTATAATCATAGACCTTTAAGCGTTTTAAGGGGTTATTATATTTGTTTATCAAATTAGCCGACTTTGGTTGGGAATAAGTTCTCTCAAAATTATCTCATGGCATTAATTCAAATTATTGTCAGACTTTTTCTTATTGAGACTAATTATTAGTCTTGCTGTTAAGCATTACTTCAATGTAGTTTTGGTTGATCTTCTATTCTTATATAATTATAGTAGAACATTTTTTCAGGATCTTCAACTTGGTCATATTTAATATCCAATAATGTTGGCAATTCATATTATGCTTGATTTTTGATAAAATGAATTAAAAGTCTCTGGGTAAATAGCGTCAATTAGGCTGTCATTGTCTAAACCATTTTGTCTCTGGAATATGGATATAAATCACGTTAAAAAAACTCACCTGAACAAAAACTGGACTGTATGTTCTATCTAGTGGATATATTTAATAATTATGGATTGTATTGGTAGGAAAAAAATGAGTTGCTGATAGTAATATACCTTAAATATTAATTGAAAAGATTTTTTAATAGGATTGATCATTTGTAGTATCTCTTAGCTGATATGGTGCTTAAAAAGGTGTGTGAAAGAGGTAGTTTACCGCTACAGAGTTAAAACGTAGAAGAATCGTTTTGTTGAATTAATTGTATGTCCAGTTTTTGTTGAGTGTCTATTTTAAAGTAGATGAACGGTTATTTCTAAATTGCTTCTCATTATCGAAATGATAATTGTCTATAGAAAAAAAATATGAATATGAAATTGTTGCGAAGTAAAAAGTAAACAATTGATAAGCATAATAATTTTTGTTTTTGACAAAGACATAATTCATTTTCTATTTAAAATGATGATTGCAATAGACAATGTAGTAATAATCAATATGGAAAAAATCCATGCAAACCATAAATAAACCAACCATTAAAGAAGGTCAAATCCCAAAAATTAAGCTAGACAAATTGGGGATTACCAATGCACAATATTTAAGTGCGGCATCTAAACGGGCATTACAATGGCCCGAGGTTGGTAATGAATGGTTTGTTGAGTTTGAAGAACTTAAACCTTTATTGGGAGATTTGGCATATGAAGAAGGTGTCTGTAGAAGAGACCCAAGTGCTATAATTAAAGAGAATGGCAAATACTACGTATGGTATAGCAAAAGTTTAGGTGCTACGCAGGGTTTTGCAGGCAATATTGAGAAGGATAAGGTTTTTCCATGGGACCGTTGCGATATCTGGTATGCAACTTCTAAAGATGGCTGGACATGGAAGGAAGAAGGTATCGCTGTAAAAAGAGGAGATTCTGGCTCTTTTGATGACCGTTCTGTTTTTACAGTAGAGGTAATGAAGCATAATGATAAATTCTACCTGAGCTATCAAACGGTTAAAAGTCCATATACGGTTCGGGTGAAAAATCAAGTTGGTTTGGCTTGGTCAGATAGCCCTATTGGTCCTTGGCAAAAATTACCGGAACCTATTCTTTCACCAGCTGATAACGGAATTTGGTTAGGTGAAGAGGATAATAGGTTTAAGGTTGAAAAAAAAGGGGACTTTGATAGTCATAAAGTACATGATCCATGCATTTTGCCGTATAAAGACAAATTTTACTTGTATTACAAAGGCGAACAAATGGGAGAGGAAATAAACTTCGGCGGACGTCAAATTAGACATGGGGTTGCTATTGCGGATAATCCGTTAGGACCTTATGAAAAGTCGGTATATAATCCCATCAGCAATAGCGGTCATGAAATCTGCGTATGGCCCTATGATGATGGAATAGCATCTTTGATCACTACGGACGGACCGGAGAAAAATACCATACAATGGTCTCCAGATGGTATCAATTTTGAAATTGTGGCGAGTATTCAAAATCCGCCACATGCCATAGGTTTAAATAGGACTGCGGATACCGGGGGTAATCCAACAGAAATATTAAGATGGGGTTTGACCCATATTTACAATAACGACGATTATCAAAGTATACAGCGGTTTTCGTCATATAATAAAACATCACATACAGCAATAGGAGAAAAAGCAATTTAAAATGATAGCAACACAGTACAAAGGCGATAAAACATTTTCTGTAATAGAAAAAGAAATAGAAGCTCCAGCAAAAGGAGAAGTTAGAATTAAAGTGGCATACGTAGGCGTATGTGGTACAGATGTACACATTTATCATGGTATGATGGATAAACGCGTAAACATACCTGAGACCATTGGTCATGAAATGTCCGGAACCATAGACGCCATAGGTGAGGGTGTAAGCGGATTCAAAGTAGGTGATAAAATAGTGGTTAGACCGTTGGATGATAGAAAGGTGAAATCATCTGACAAGGGGTTCAACCATATTTGTGAAGAGCTTAAGTTTATTGGTATTGATAGTCCGGGTGCTATGCAACAGTACTGGAACGTACCTGCATTTACACTTCATAAATTAAAAGAAGAAACAGACTTAAAATTGGCGGCATTGATAGAGCCTTTATCAGTAGCAGTGCATGATGTAAGAATGGGTGAATTAAAGGCAGGTGAGACCGCCGTGGTTTTGGGCGGTGGCCCAATAGGTCTTTTAGTTGCTTTGGTAGCCAAGGAAAAAGGGGCACAGGTAATTGTATCTGAAGTAAATGAAACAAGAATATCCAAGGCAAAAGAATTAGGACTTGATGCTGTAAACCCTATAAAAACGGACTTAGTAGATTATGTAAAAAGCAAGACCGATGATAAAAGGGCAGATGTTGTATTCGAGGTTGCAGGAGTTCAGCCTGCATTGGATATTATGACAGAGGTTGCCGGTATTAGAGGTAGAATTGTAATGGTAGCTATACATGGGCAAAAGAAAGAAGTAGACTTATTTAAATTCTTTTGGAAAGAACTTAAATTAATAGGGGCAAGAGTGTATGAAAAAGAGGATTATGAACAGGCTATACGTTTAATTACGGCGAATGAATTGCCATTCAATGAAATGATTACGGACGTGCAACCGCTAAAGAACATACAAACGGTATTTGAAAATATAGATAAAAACCCCGACGGACTAAAAGTCTTGATGGATTGTCAATCATAACTAAGAACTAAAACTTTAAAAGAAAATGGGAGTACTGGATAAATTCAGTTTAAAAGGAAAAACGGCATTGGTTACGGGTTGTAAGCGAGGCATAGGTAAAGCCATGGCAATAGGTCTTGCGGAGGCTGGTGCAAATATCATAGGTGTAAGTGCTACTTTAGAGTCAAGCGGTAGCGATGTAGAAAAGGAAATAAAGGCACTGGGTAGAGATTTTAAAGCCTATGCGTGTGATTTTAGTGATAGAAAAGCACTATATAGTTTTATTGCAGCCGTTAAAGGCGATTTTCCTGTAATAGATATTTTGGTAAACAATGCTGGAACCATATTAAGGGCGCCAGCCGTTGAACATTCAGACGAGTTATGGGATAAAGTGATAGAGGTAAACCAAAATGCACAATTCATTTTAACCAGGGAAATAGGAAAAGAAATGGTTGAGCGTGGTACAGGAAAAGTAATATTTACGGCATCGTTGTTAACTTACCAAGGTGGAATAACCGTGCCGGGCTATGCAGCCAGTAAGGGAGCGATCGGTCAGTTGACCATGGCCTTTGCTAACGAATGGGCCGGTAGCGGAGTAAATGTCAACGCCATTGCACCGGGGTATATAAGTACGGACAATACAGAAGCCTTACGTAATAACGAAGAACGGGCAAATTCTATTTTGGCTAGAATTCCGGCAGGAAGATGGGGAGAACCAGAAGATTTTGCAGG
The genomic region above belongs to Maribacter dokdonensis DSW-8 and contains:
- a CDS encoding zinc-dependent alcohol dehydrogenase, translating into MIATQYKGDKTFSVIEKEIEAPAKGEVRIKVAYVGVCGTDVHIYHGMMDKRVNIPETIGHEMSGTIDAIGEGVSGFKVGDKIVVRPLDDRKVKSSDKGFNHICEELKFIGIDSPGAMQQYWNVPAFTLHKLKEETDLKLAALIEPLSVAVHDVRMGELKAGETAVVLGGGPIGLLVALVAKEKGAQVIVSEVNETRISKAKELGLDAVNPIKTDLVDYVKSKTDDKRADVVFEVAGVQPALDIMTEVAGIRGRIVMVAIHGQKKEVDLFKFFWKELKLIGARVYEKEDYEQAIRLITANELPFNEMITDVQPLKNIQTVFENIDKNPDGLKVLMDCQS
- a CDS encoding glycoside hydrolase family 117 protein, translated to MQTINKPTIKEGQIPKIKLDKLGITNAQYLSAASKRALQWPEVGNEWFVEFEELKPLLGDLAYEEGVCRRDPSAIIKENGKYYVWYSKSLGATQGFAGNIEKDKVFPWDRCDIWYATSKDGWTWKEEGIAVKRGDSGSFDDRSVFTVEVMKHNDKFYLSYQTVKSPYTVRVKNQVGLAWSDSPIGPWQKLPEPILSPADNGIWLGEEDNRFKVEKKGDFDSHKVHDPCILPYKDKFYLYYKGEQMGEEINFGGRQIRHGVAIADNPLGPYEKSVYNPISNSGHEICVWPYDDGIASLITTDGPEKNTIQWSPDGINFEIVASIQNPPHAIGLNRTADTGGNPTEILRWGLTHIYNNDDYQSIQRFSSYNKTSHTAIGEKAI
- a CDS encoding SDR family oxidoreductase, with protein sequence MGVLDKFSLKGKTALVTGCKRGIGKAMAIGLAEAGANIIGVSATLESSGSDVEKEIKALGRDFKAYACDFSDRKALYSFIAAVKGDFPVIDILVNNAGTILRAPAVEHSDELWDKVIEVNQNAQFILTREIGKEMVERGTGKVIFTASLLTYQGGITVPGYAASKGAIGQLTMAFANEWAGSGVNVNAIAPGYISTDNTEALRNNEERANSILARIPAGRWGEPEDFAGPVVFLASDAAAYMNGSITLVDGGWMGR